GCACGCCGGATGGATGAGTCCGATCGAATTCAACGCGCAAGGAGAAGTGCGCGGTCGGATCGATATTCATCCGCCAGATTTTTACGAGATAGCGCCGCCTCGTCTCTATGAGCCGGCGGCGGATGGCGAGCCAGACGGCACGCAGTATGCCGCGCTTCGGTTCGCGCGCGGCAACCGGCACGTAGACGGACCAATCCTTCTCTTCGGTGCCTGGAGGGCTTCTGTCCTGCAAGATATGAGCCTGTTCAGTACGCATTGCGATATGATCTCGGCGAGAGAATGGTGGTCAGCATGATCTTGATATCGAACATGACCGACCAGTGATCGATATAGAAGAGATCGTATTCGACACGCCGGATCATCTTGTCGACGGTGTCGGTTTCGCCGCGCAGACCGTTCACTTGCGCCCAACCGGTGATACCCGGTTTGACCTTGTGCCGGCTCGCATAAAGTCTGATCCGCTCCTCATACTCGTTGTCATGCGCGACGGCATGCGGCCGGGGGCCCACCAATGACATGTCGCCGGCCAAGACATTCAGCAATTGAGGAACTTCATCGAGGTTGGTACGCCGGAGAAAACGACCGACAGATGTCACCCTGCTGTCGTTGCGCTCCGCCTGGCGGATAACGTCGCCGTCGTCCATCGTGGTCATGGTCCGGAATTTGAAAACGCGAAACTCGCGCTGGTTGAATCCGTTTCGGCGCTGCCGGAATAGAACGGGCCCGTCCGAATCCAATTTGATACAGACCCCGATCAGCAACAAAATTGGCGCCGCCAATACGAGCAAGGTGCCGGCCATAGCGATATCGAACGCCCGCTTAAGGCAGCGGTCTTTCAACGTCAGCGGAGCACGGGCAAGCCGCAGGGTATGTACGCGTCCGACCCGATTGAGGACGAGATCACGAATCCAGACCCAGCTCTGATCCGGCGCGAGATGAACTGTGGCGGGGATCGTCGACAGACCCTCCACGAACTCGCGAATATGCGCATGATCCTGCCAGGGCAGCGCGATGACAATGTCTTCGACCGGCATATGCCGTGCGATGGCTTTGACCCGCTGCAGCGCAACGCGCTTGCCATGCGCATCATTTGGGTCCAGCGCGATGATATCGACGACCTCCGTCCCTGCACTGTCGCGATTCAAGGATGCCTGAACATCATTCAGGATTTCCTTGCGGCCGATCATGATCACCTTGCGGCCACGAATGATGCCGCGCTGCAAGCCGCTCTCGACAAATCGCGACAGCAACAGACGAAGGACGACGGCCGCAGCAATGCCGACCGCATATTGCGAAACAATAGCGCCACGGGAATAGAAGTCGGTCGCCTGGATCATAAAGAGAGCGACGACAAAGACAGAAAAGGCGATGTTCCATCGCCCGAATACCAGCCGCAACTGCTCCTTCGCATTCCTCAAACTCTTGGTTGAATAGTCCCGGGCGAGTCCGCATTGCACAACGAACAAAGCGACCATCCCGATCGTTGCCGAAAAATAGAATGCAGGCGACGGCAATGCATCGAAAACGAAATAGTGGTAAATGGCGCCAGCTTCGAAAGTGATTGCCGTCAGAACGATAAAATCCACGATGGCTGCGATAATGGGAATTGTCCGCGCATTGAGCGCGAAAAATCGATCCCATGCGAGATACGGGGCCTTCGAGTCGCTCGTTGCCGCAGCTCTCCAGAAGTCACGCGCCGAAAGACGTCGCGACCAGTCAAGCGACCCTGGAAAGTCAACAACCTCGCAATCGTCTGGACAAGCAACGGCCTTGCTCGCCTGGATAGTCGGCCGACTATTCATGCGTTTGACGCTCCATCTGGCTGTTAACTTCGGCAAAGGTCCGTTTTGGATCGCCGTAATAGCGCTCGAAATCGTCGACAACGCCATTCAGAACCACGCCCGCGACTTTCTCGGTGAGATCGGGATTCTCACGAAACACCGTAGTGACCGCATCCCGGCTAGTCCGCTCAGACGCCACGACCATTACTACCGCATCGGCTCGATCGAGCAGGATCCGTGCATCGGCGACGGGCAACAGTGGCGACGCATCAATCACAACGAGATCGAACACATCGCGCGCATGATCGATGAGCTGGGTCATGCGGTATGACGACAGCAGAGCAATAGATTTCGCACCGGGAACGCCTTGCCGACCGGCAATGGCATAGAGATTTGTCGGCGCATCCTGCTTGACGACCGATGCCAGATCGGCGTGGCCTGACAGAAAATCATTCAGTCCGCCTTCCCCTGGCAGATGCATTGCCTTGGCCAGCGCCGGACGGCGCAGATCGCCATCGACCAGCAAGACTTCCTCGCCGGTTTGCGCGGCTGTTCTCGCAAGATTCAACGCGACCGTTGACTTTCCTTCGCCGGGGAGAGCGGAGGTGATCAGCACAACACCCATGCGACGTTGAAGCCCCTGCTGCTTGAGGCTGAGATAGAGCGTCCGCACACTTTCGGAGAAGGATGAGTCTGGCTGATTCAATGCAAAGTCTGCGAGCAAGCGATCGAATACCTCCTCGCCATTATTCGGGACACTGCGCACACCGATTTCTGGCTGACGCGGCTTCCGTCCAGGGAGCATTAAATTCCGTGAACCGGGCCGGAGCTCAACCAAAGGAATGGATGCCAGAGATTGAAGCCCGATTTCACGTTCCAGATCGGCCGAGCGGCGGAAGCCGCGTCCGAAGGCATCGCGCCCCAGGGCCAACGCCATTCCAAGTCCGAGACTACCGAACAATCCCAGTCCGATAATCAGGCCCTTGCGGGGATATGACGTGCTGGATGGCACGCGGGCCGGCGATACGACGCGGGAATCCGCAATCTGCAGGCTGAGCTCTGACGTTTGCTTCGCACGAGCCAGAAAGGACTGAAACAGATCGCGATTGGCCTGCACCTCGCGCTCCAGTTCACGCAACCGCACGCCGGCCTGATTATATTGCGCGGCCTTGTCCTTTAGCTCTTCAAGACTGATTTCAAGCGACTCCTGACGGGCCTTCGCCATTTCGAACTCTGTCTTGGCGCTGGTGACGATGCGGTTGATCTCGGCGGTGATCTGCCGCTCAAGGTCGGCGACCTGGGCTCGCCCCGTGGAAACAATGGGATGTTGCGGACCATAGCGCGCTTCACGCTCGGCCTGCTGCCGCGCCGCGTCGGCATATTGCCCGCGCAAGTTTGAAACGACGGACGATTGCAACACGTCAGGCGACGCGGCAGCCGATCGCAGCCGCTCCGGCGTTACCTGTTTCAGTTGTTCGTACTTGGACTGCGCCGAGGCGGCCTTGGCTCTTGCATCGATCAGTTGGTCATTCAACTGACTGAGCTGCCGGTTGGACAGGTTCTCACCGGCCCCTCCGTCGAACAAACCGGCCTCAGCCTTATACGTCTCGAGCGCCTTTTCCGATGCGGATACCCGCACCCGCATTTCATCGACGCGCTCGTTCAACCAGCGGCTGGCGGTCGAGGTCGCCTCCGATTTCGCGGCAATCTGCTCGGCAAGATAAAGCTCGACGAAAGCGTTGGCGATCTCGGCGGATTTCTGAGCATCGCGCGACCATGCGTTCAGCTCGATGACATATGTCAGCCCCCGCCGTTTGGCGCTTGTTGCCTTCTGCAGCTTGTCGACAACGCCGGAAAGCGGATCGCCCGATGATTCACCGCTCGATAGCAGGCGAATGGGCAGCAAGATAACGGACTTGATGGCCGATAGAATTCCCCCGGACGAGCCGAACTCGTCGTCATCCTTTAGATTGAGCTTCTCCGCGACCTTCCGCACCAGTGCGTCCGACTGAATCAGCTCCACTTCGCTTTCGATTGCACCGTTATCCGTGCCTGGCCGGCCAACGACCTCGGCGTCCTGCAAAATCTTGGTCTGGCGGGGATCGACCAGAACAGCGGATGTCGCCTGGTATTGTGGCGTGATGCTGAATACCGCGGCGGTCGCTATCGCAGTACCGGACAGGGCAACTGCCACAATCATCCGGGCATTGCGTTTCAGGCAACGCAGAATATCGACGATTGCGTCGGTCTCCGCCTCGCGACGACCGCGCGGATCGGCGTGCGCGCCGGGCACCAGTGGATTTCGCAGTTCAATACTGCGCTGTAACATTGAACATCACCACATGTTTGTCGAATGAATAGGTCGGGATTGTCGACTCGCGGCTGACGAAGTCGTAGCGACCGCCGATGCTCAGATGCCTGTTCAGTGTGTAGTCGATGCCGGCCGACCAGCGTGTGACGTCATCCTTGCGCGGCGAGTCCTGGAAATCCTCCTGCTTGAAGGAGCCTCCCGCCTTGACGATCACATTGCGCAGCAGCTCGTATTCGATTTGACCGCCGAACAGCGTGTCGAGCCGCGGCCCGAAGCCCGGCGTGATCGTCTCGGCCACGGCACGCTCGGCATTCGCCCGTACCGTAATCAGCGCCGTCGCCAGCCAGAGCAGTTCACCCTTGAGCGACAGGCCGTCCACCGGCAGGATCAAGGGGTTCTCGTAAGTCTGCGACATGTATCCGGCTTCCACGCTGCCGGAGATGAGCGGCGTCAGCGCGAATTCGACGCCGCCGCGCGCCTCGTATCCGTCTGAATTTCTGTTCTGGGTACCTGTGGCCGCATATTCACGCCAATTCCCTCTCAAGCGTGCAAACGCGCGATACCCGGGCGAGAATTCGTAGAACGGCTTGATGTAAGTTGAGACGATTGTCCCGTCGCGCTGCGTCTGATCGAGCACGGCGCCGCCGAAGGTATCGACATCTTCATATGTCAGATTGCGAACGCCGGCGTTCAACGCCACACCAAAGCGGCCCCAGGTCTTTGTGAGCGTCGCCTCGCCGCGCAGATCATTGTAAGGAACCGGCTTCGCAGCATTCTGCGGCTGCGACGAATCTCCGCGCTCCTCATGCCGGCGGGCGGCCTCAAAGGCGGTATCGAATTGCAGATCGGGTGCGATGTCCCAGTTGGTAGTAATACGCCCCCGCGCATCGACACGGTTTTCACTGTCGAATTTCCGAAAGCGGTAAATGTCGGCGCCGAGGTCAATCTGATACGAAAAGCGTGACGGATTGAGCTCCGCTCCTGGCGTTCCCCTGCCGTACTTGACCGTTAGTTGTGGCGACAGCACAAAGTAGATGTCGGACTGCGCATTTGTTGGCGTGGCGAAAACGTTTGAATCAAAGCGCATCCCGGCAAGGAGGCGCGGATAAAAGAACACGCCGCCGACGCGGTAACCAATGGGCTCATAGCCGGGGTGAACCCGCTCTCCCACCGGAATCCGCGACATCTCATAGTCCGGCAATGCCTCATCGGCAAAACCGGCCGTGCTGGTTACTGCAGTCCCGAAAAGCAACATCCACCCGATCCGCAAGCAGGAAACTCCACCTCAGCATCCATCCCGCGCCGCATGTGATTGCGACGAGGTTCACTCTCAGCCTTGCGCTTTCCCCGGTCGTGATGCCGCTATTGCGTTCTTTTGTCTTTTTATCCGCCCGCGATGTTTCGCAGGCAGCCGCCATCGTTCGCGGCCCTGCCGCGTTCTACATTTCATTTTTCATCGGATTCCGCTCGCGGTTCAGAGCTTTGCGAACCGATTGCGGATTTCGAAGCGGCAGATCAGCGCGCTTCGTCTGTGGCTTTACGCTTGCTACTCATGGAAGTCCCCAGGTTGTTCAAAAGTAGCGTTCAGGAACACGAATATTGTCGCCCGGCATCACAGGCACCGGGCGCTCATCAGGATTGATGCTGCTCTCCCCGCCAGCTTCGGCACGCCGCACATAAAGAAGTCGTGTGTTGGCACGATATGTATAACCCCCAGCCATCGCCACTGCGTCTTGCATCGAAAGACCCGGTCGATATGCAAACTGTCCCGCATTACGCACTTCGCCGATCACGTTGAACGGACGGTAGTTCACAACCTCCACCGACACTTTTGGATTCTTCACGAAACGTCCCCGCAGCGTCTTTGTCAGTTCGGCCTTGAACTCAGGCACGGATTTTCCAGAAGCGGAAACCTCTCCCGCCAGTGGAAACGCGACATTGCCGGATTCGTTCACTGGGAACTCACCCGTGAGATCAGCTTCGTTGAACACTGTGACTTTTACCCTGTCCCCGGGAGACAGCCGGTAATCGGATGACAGACTGGCGCTCGCCATCGCATCGGCTCCGACGATGCTACCTCTCGGGCCATCGCATCCAGCCAAAACTAGACTCGCCAATCCGATTACGCTCAAAAACTGTCCTCGCTTCATTGTCGCATTCAATGTTGTCGCCGAAACTCTCTGCGAAAGCGGACGGGGATGATGATTGTCGGACTTGCGTACGATGGTGATGATTCCAAATAGATGTGCGCGTTCTTGTTCGCGGCTGCAGCGAACTTTCGATTCTAATTTGTCGAAGGTTTGACGCGACCGTGCTTTTTATCCGGCACGAAGGAACTTTCTGCGCGCGATAAGTAACACTCTACTAAAGCGATGCGCTTATGCGTTGCTCAGTAACTTGTCTCGCGCATTCGTCGAATTTTTTGACGTACAGATGTCAATCGCAACGCAGAACGAAATTCATTCGAAATGCACGCGAGGTAACACTGCACGATCACAACAGCAGTGTTTTACCATGCTGCGATCATTGCGACTGTGATCGCATCATCCGGATCGTGATCGCGCACATCGACATCCGTCGGCTTGTTTACGCATGACGAAGGTAATATCGCAGTTGAAACTTCCAGATGGTGTTACCAACATCAACCGCGACGATTTGAATTCAGAAAAGCGCAGTCGACCATGATGAACAGCTATGCTCGATCAGAGGCTGGCGTGATGTTTCGCGTCCAGCGGTACTCTGTCAGGGGAGATGGAAGGACCACTTGTTACATCAAAGCGATGGCTGGCCTTGCCACCGAAGCGATACGTCCACCTAGGATTTCGCCTGATCAATACAATCCAGCACATGTTCGGGCGTGATCGGCTGCTGCGTTACAACGGCGCCGAATGGCGACAGCGCATCATTCACGGCGGTCCAGATTGCAGCAGCGGCCGCAACGGCCCCTGCTTCCCCCACCCCGCGCGCCCCGAGCGTTGTCGCGCTGATCGGCGTCTCGACATGGGCGACGTGAATGTCCGGCATCTCGCTCGCCATGGGGACGAGATAGTCGGCAAGGGTTCCATTCTCGAGCTGCGCGTCTTCATTATAGATGCATTGCTCGTAAAGCGCGGCGCCGATGCCCTGTACGACGCCGCCGCGAATCTGTTCGTCGACCAGAAGCGGATTGATCACCGTGCCGCAATCGTCAACCACCCAGAATCCGAGAATCCTGATCGCGCCGAGCCCCGCATCCACTTCAACATGCGCAGCCTGGATGCCGTTTGACACAAAATAAGGAAGATCGCGCGGTGCGTATGTCTCAGCGAATTCCAGCGGCGGTAAATCGTCGAGCGGAAGCGTGTGTGACTGATAATGCGCCCTCGCCGCGACATCGGCGATCGAGAGTTGCGGCATACCAGCGGCGTTGACGATCTTGCCGGCCTCGATCCGCAATTCGTGCGGCTGCGCTTGCAAGATGGAGCCTGCAATCGCGAGAATGCTGCCCCTCAGCTTCCTTGCGGCACGCAGTGCCGCCTCGCCGCCAAGCGCCGTTCCGCGCGATGCCCAGGCACCGCCACCAAACGGCGCGGACGTCGTATCGCCACAGACAATCTCGACAGCACCGATATCGACGCCCAGCGTCTCCCCGACAATCTGCCGTAACGCCGTCATCGTGCCCTGGCCCTGATCGGTAATGCTGGTGGCACAGCGGATACCGCCAGACGCTTCCAGCGACAGTCGGCAGCTTTCATGGGCCGATACGCGCACCTGCTGCGATCCGTAGAGCGCTGGCCCAACGCCGGTCTGTTCGATAAAGGCCGCGAGGCCGATGCCGCGATAGATCCCCTGTTGTCTTAACTCCGCCTGATCGCGGCGCAGCGCCTCATAATCCATCAACTCCAGCAGCTTGTCGTGGCATCGATCAAGCGACAATTGGCTCAACACAGTTCCGGCGGCACTGCGTGTGTTCTTCTCGTCGGAAGCTGCGTAGTTGCGACGGCGGATATCGGCTGGGTCGATATCGAGCTTGCGCGCGGCAAGATCGAGCAACTGCTCCGTGACCGTTGTGGCAATCGGCTGCCCGACCGCTCGTAACACCCCACTCGGCACCTTGTTCTGAAAATAGCTCCGCAATGTCCCGTTGAAAATTGGCAGCCGGTAAGCCGCTGCCGACATATGCACGGCCTGCAATCCTTCACCCAGACTGCCGCGCGGATAGGATGAATAAGCGCCCATGCCGGATAAAACCGCGACATCCATGGCGAGGAGATGGCCGTCGCCATCCACCGCGAGCCGGCTTTTCACCCGCGCTTCGCGTGCATGCACATCGCTGACGAAGGATTCCAGCCGGTCGGCGACAA
The genomic region above belongs to Pseudorhodoplanes sinuspersici and contains:
- a CDS encoding undecaprenyl-phosphate glucose phosphotransferase, which translates into the protein MNSRPTIQASKAVACPDDCEVVDFPGSLDWSRRLSARDFWRAAATSDSKAPYLAWDRFFALNARTIPIIAAIVDFIVLTAITFEAGAIYHYFVFDALPSPAFYFSATIGMVALFVVQCGLARDYSTKSLRNAKEQLRLVFGRWNIAFSVFVVALFMIQATDFYSRGAIVSQYAVGIAAAVVLRLLLSRFVESGLQRGIIRGRKVIMIGRKEILNDVQASLNRDSAGTEVVDIIALDPNDAHGKRVALQRVKAIARHMPVEDIVIALPWQDHAHIREFVEGLSTIPATVHLAPDQSWVWIRDLVLNRVGRVHTLRLARAPLTLKDRCLKRAFDIAMAGTLLVLAAPILLLIGVCIKLDSDGPVLFRQRRNGFNQREFRVFKFRTMTTMDDGDVIRQAERNDSRVTSVGRFLRRTNLDEVPQLLNVLAGDMSLVGPRPHAVAHDNEYEERIRLYASRHKVKPGITGWAQVNGLRGETDTVDKMIRRVEYDLFYIDHWSVMFDIKIMLTTILSPRSYRNAY
- a CDS encoding GumC family protein, whose product is MLQRSIELRNPLVPGAHADPRGRREAETDAIVDILRCLKRNARMIVAVALSGTAIATAAVFSITPQYQATSAVLVDPRQTKILQDAEVVGRPGTDNGAIESEVELIQSDALVRKVAEKLNLKDDDEFGSSGGILSAIKSVILLPIRLLSSGESSGDPLSGVVDKLQKATSAKRRGLTYVIELNAWSRDAQKSAEIANAFVELYLAEQIAAKSEATSTASRWLNERVDEMRVRVSASEKALETYKAEAGLFDGGAGENLSNRQLSQLNDQLIDARAKAASAQSKYEQLKQVTPERLRSAAASPDVLQSSVVSNLRGQYADAARQQAEREARYGPQHPIVSTGRAQVADLERQITAEINRIVTSAKTEFEMAKARQESLEISLEELKDKAAQYNQAGVRLRELEREVQANRDLFQSFLARAKQTSELSLQIADSRVVSPARVPSSTSYPRKGLIIGLGLFGSLGLGMALALGRDAFGRGFRRSADLEREIGLQSLASIPLVELRPGSRNLMLPGRKPRQPEIGVRSVPNNGEEVFDRLLADFALNQPDSSFSESVRTLYLSLKQQGLQRRMGVVLITSALPGEGKSTVALNLARTAAQTGEEVLLVDGDLRRPALAKAMHLPGEGGLNDFLSGHADLASVVKQDAPTNLYAIAGRQGVPGAKSIALLSSYRMTQLIDHARDVFDLVVIDASPLLPVADARILLDRADAVVMVVASERTSRDAVTTVFRENPDLTEKVAGVVLNGVVDDFERYYGDPKRTFAEVNSQMERQTHE
- a CDS encoding outer membrane beta-barrel protein, whose protein sequence is MLLFGTAVTSTAGFADEALPDYEMSRIPVGERVHPGYEPIGYRVGGVFFYPRLLAGMRFDSNVFATPTNAQSDIYFVLSPQLTVKYGRGTPGAELNPSRFSYQIDLGADIYRFRKFDSENRVDARGRITTNWDIAPDLQFDTAFEAARRHEERGDSSQPQNAAKPVPYNDLRGEATLTKTWGRFGVALNAGVRNLTYEDVDTFGGAVLDQTQRDGTIVSTYIKPFYEFSPGYRAFARLRGNWREYAATGTQNRNSDGYEARGGVEFALTPLISGSVEAGYMSQTYENPLILPVDGLSLKGELLWLATALITVRANAERAVAETITPGFGPRLDTLFGGQIEYELLRNVIVKAGGSFKQEDFQDSPRKDDVTRWSAGIDYTLNRHLSIGGRYDFVSRESTIPTYSFDKHVVMFNVTAQY
- a CDS encoding polysaccharide biosynthesis/export family protein, producing MASASLSSDYRLSPGDRVKVTVFNEADLTGEFPVNESGNVAFPLAGEVSASGKSVPEFKAELTKTLRGRFVKNPKVSVEVVNYRPFNVIGEVRNAGQFAYRPGLSMQDAVAMAGGYTYRANTRLLYVRRAEAGGESSINPDERPVPVMPGDNIRVPERYF
- a CDS encoding xanthine dehydrogenase family protein molybdopterin-binding subunit translates to MTETRGMIGARLPRPEARRFVAGNGRYTDDIAIGGVGQVAFLRSPHAHARIASIDVSVAKASPGVIAVVTADDLAAICTPWQTKLAMLPSHISPEQFPLARGEATWQGEAVVAVVAESRAQAEDAIELIGVAWAELPAIGSIDAAAATDAAKVSTQLAGNLGLDHVFKAGDPGTAFEQAHVVVEHEFSFGRQTGVTLEPRAIIADFDARTRKLTVQHSHQVPNQMREIFAAQFGLSFSDVHVITPDVGGAFGMKLSAYPDEMAVAAIAILLGRPVKFVADRLESFVSDVHAREARVKSRLAVDGDGHLLAMDVAVLSGMGAYSSYPRGSLGEGLQAVHMSAAAYRLPIFNGTLRSYFQNKVPSGVLRAVGQPIATTVTEQLLDLAARKLDIDPADIRRRNYAASDEKNTRSAAGTVLSQLSLDRCHDKLLELMDYEALRRDQAELRQQGIYRGIGLAAFIEQTGVGPALYGSQQVRVSAHESCRLSLEASGGIRCATSITDQGQGTMTALRQIVGETLGVDIGAVEIVCGDTTSAPFGGGAWASRGTALGGEAALRAARKLRGSILAIAGSILQAQPHELRIEAGKIVNAAGMPQLSIADVAARAHYQSHTLPLDDLPPLEFAETYAPRDLPYFVSNGIQAAHVEVDAGLGAIRILGFWVVDDCGTVINPLLVDEQIRGGVVQGIGAALYEQCIYNEDAQLENGTLADYLVPMASEMPDIHVAHVETPISATTLGARGVGEAGAVAAAAAIWTAVNDALSPFGAVVTQQPITPEHVLDCIDQAKS